In the genome of Mesorhizobium sp. NBSH29, the window TTCGTGTCCTTACTTCTTGCCGGCCGACTTTTCGGCGGCGATCGTCTTGATGCGGGCGATGTCCCTGCGGACCTCTTTCACGCGTGCGGTCTTCTCGAGCTGGCCGGTGG includes:
- the rpmC gene encoding 50S ribosomal protein L29 is translated as MKASDVRAKTPDQLTDDLGSLKKEQFNLRFQKATGQLEKTARVKEVRRDIARIKTIAAEKSAGKK